TGAAACGAATTTATTCTCAATGACGGTTTAATGACAATTAGGAGTTCCTTGAACAAACAAGCTCATATTAGAAGGAGATAAATAAGGAATTCCTAAACCTAAACCTCTTAGAATAAATAATATTCCAATTATCACGGCAACATACGGAATTGCTTTTTGAATTTTGTTTCGAAATGGTAACTTTAATAATGATTTTACGTAAACTACTGTAGTCATTAATGGAATCGTTCCTAATCCATAAAGCAGCATATACATTACTCCAAGACCAGCACTCTGCATGGCAATTGCACCAAACAAAGCCGCATAAACCATTCCACAAGGCAGAAAACCATTTAATAAGCCAATCGTAAAAAGAGATTTATAACTTTTCTTTTTAAACTGGCTTCCTAAATGGAATTTTATTTTTGA
This is a stretch of genomic DNA from Flavobacterium endoglycinae. It encodes these proteins:
- a CDS encoding sulfite exporter TauE/SafE family protein, with product MLFSALFLGLISSLHCVGMCGPIAMMLPVDHQNEAKKITQILTYHFGRLTAYGVIGLIFGLLGRGFFLAGMQQKMSIIIGIAMIVIVLIPEKVFAQYNFSKPVYRIISKIKFHLGSQFKKKSYKSLFTIGLLNGFLPCGMVYAALFGAIAMQSAGLGVMYMLLYGLGTIPLMTTVVYVKSLLKLPFRNKIQKAIPYVAVIIGILFILRGLGLGIPYLSPSNMSLFVQGTPNCH